A single Triticum dicoccoides isolate Atlit2015 ecotype Zavitan chromosome 2A, WEW_v2.0, whole genome shotgun sequence DNA region contains:
- the LOC119358789 gene encoding uncharacterized protein LOC119358789, with product MNTEFYSVYDVPIDQLLGVPPDESDLHGCWEGFGAKGGQLAAPYFPSTHDETPDATSPETEWADHTVDGFEANGGQLAAPHCPSTHDEAPDATPPETECATHTADGPESGWRRKRGPRKRRVLLCTDQSWHLGNHFGQTSHRTNNSHWTPEEVATLVDGVEDCGVARWSAMKKKWFPTSVRTASNLKDKWRNLLESYTGNAERSCYLHLDKKLIERIKKAALNNPYPKPRCTDE from the exons ATGAACACCGAATTCTATTCAGTGTATGACGTGCCGATCGACCAGCTGCTCGGAGTACCACCTGACGAGAGTGACCTCCACGGATGTTGGGAAG GCTTTGGAGCCAAGGGAGGCCAACTTGCAGCTCCCTATTTTCCTTCTACTCACGATGAGACGCCAGATGCCACATCGCCGGAGACGGAGTGGGCCGATCATACAGTGGATG GCTTTGAAGCCAATGGAGGCCAACTTGCAGCTCCCCACTGTCCTTCTACCCACGATGAGGCGCCAGACGCCACGCCACCGGAGACGGAGTGCGCCACTCATACAGCAGATGGACCAGAGAGCGGCTGGAGGCGCAAGAGAGGCCCTCGCAAGAGAAGGGTGCTGTTGTGCACAGATCAATCTTGGCATCTGGGTAACCATTTTGGG CAAACATCACATAGAACCAACAATAGCCACTGGACACCTGAAGAGGTAGCTACGCTGGTGGATGGCGTCGAAGATTGCGGGGTTGCACGGTGGTCTGCGATGAAGAAGAAATGGTTTCCAACGTCGGTCCGAACTGCGAGCAATCTCAAG GATAAGTGGAGAAATCTCCTGGAATCATACACG GGAAACGCCGAAAGAAGCTGCTATCTGCATCTTGACAAGAAGCTGATCGAACGAATCAAAAAGGCAGCACTCAACAACCCGTATCCGAAACCAAGGTGCACTGATGAATGA